A single genomic interval of Amycolatopsis albispora harbors:
- a CDS encoding family 2B encapsulin nanocompartment shell protein, translated as MTVTESAEPDVGEGRPQSSLGTAAARNLATTTKSVPQMQGISSRWLLRVLPWVQAQGGAYRVNRRLSYTLGDGRVSFTNTGSEVRVIPQELRELPTLRGFEDDDLLAALANRFQQQEFQPGDVIVEEGRPVDQVLLIAHGKVNRIGRGRYGDQTVLGVLADGEYLGDEVLSGEQAQWGFTVKAVTPCIVLTLRAQSLGELNGGSEALREHVRRSLSTRTRPQNDHGEAEINLSSGHEGEPDLPSTFVDYELTPREYELSVAQTVLRVHSRVADLYNQPMNQTEQQLRLTIEALRERQEHEMINNREFGLLHNADLKQRIHTRTGPPTPDDLDELLALVWKDPAVFLAHPRTIASIGHEFNRRGLYPTGAEIEGHRVPAWRGVPILPCNKIPVSDTRTSSILLMRTGEAAQGVIGLHQTGIPDEYQPGLSVRFMGINDQAIISYLVSAYYSAAILVPDALGVLENVEIGREG; from the coding sequence GTGACTGTGACCGAGTCGGCCGAGCCGGATGTCGGGGAGGGACGGCCCCAGTCGAGCCTGGGTACCGCGGCCGCCCGAAATCTGGCCACCACCACCAAGTCCGTGCCGCAGATGCAGGGCATCTCCTCGCGCTGGCTGCTGCGGGTGCTGCCCTGGGTGCAGGCGCAGGGCGGCGCGTACCGGGTGAACCGGCGGCTGAGCTACACCCTCGGCGACGGCCGGGTCAGCTTCACCAACACCGGCTCGGAGGTCCGGGTCATCCCGCAGGAGCTGCGCGAACTGCCCACCCTGCGCGGCTTCGAGGACGACGACCTGCTCGCCGCGCTGGCGAACCGGTTCCAGCAGCAGGAGTTCCAGCCCGGCGACGTGATCGTCGAAGAGGGCCGCCCGGTCGACCAGGTGCTGCTGATCGCACACGGCAAGGTGAACCGGATCGGCCGGGGCCGCTACGGCGACCAGACCGTGCTCGGTGTGCTCGCCGACGGCGAATACCTCGGTGACGAGGTGCTTTCCGGGGAGCAGGCCCAGTGGGGGTTCACCGTCAAGGCCGTCACCCCGTGCATCGTGCTGACCCTGCGGGCACAGTCGCTCGGTGAGCTGAACGGCGGTTCGGAAGCACTGCGTGAGCACGTCCGGCGGTCGCTGAGCACCCGCACCCGGCCGCAGAACGACCACGGCGAAGCCGAGATCAACCTGTCCTCCGGCCACGAGGGCGAGCCGGATCTGCCGTCCACCTTCGTCGACTACGAACTCACCCCCCGCGAATACGAGCTGAGCGTGGCGCAGACCGTGCTGCGGGTGCACAGCCGCGTCGCCGACCTCTACAACCAGCCGATGAACCAGACCGAGCAGCAGTTGCGGCTGACCATCGAGGCCCTGCGCGAGCGGCAGGAACACGAGATGATCAACAACCGCGAATTCGGCCTGCTGCACAACGCCGACCTCAAACAGCGCATCCACACCCGCACCGGCCCGCCCACCCCCGACGACCTCGACGAACTGCTCGCCTTGGTGTGGAAGGACCCCGCGGTCTTCCTCGCCCACCCGCGCACCATCGCCTCGATCGGCCACGAGTTCAACCGGCGCGGGCTCTACCCGACCGGCGCCGAGATCGAAGGCCACCGCGTGCCCGCGTGGCGCGGCGTGCCGATCCTGCCGTGCAACAAGATCCCGGTCAGCGACACCCGCACCAGCTCGATCCTGCTGATGCGGACCGGCGAAGCGGCCCAGGGCGTGATCGGCCTGCACCAGACGGGCATCCCCGACGAGTACCAGCCGGGGTTGTCGGTGCGCTTCATGGGCATCAACGACCAGGCGATCATCTCCTACCTGGTCAGCGCCTACTACTCCGCCGCGATCCTGGTGCCCGACGCGCTCGGCGTGCTGGAGAACGTGGAAATCGGCCGCGAAGGCTGA
- a CDS encoding family 2B encapsulin nanocompartment shell protein, whose product MTVTEPDLGVDTGQPKQQSLGTAAARNLATTTKSVPQMQGISPRWLLRMLPWVDVPGGSYRVNRRLSYAVGDGRVTFTNTGSDIRVIPQELRELPALRDFEDAEDNEILNGIADRFRQQEFAPGDVIAEFGHQADQVLLIAHGKVNKLGTGQYGDLTVLGVLADGDHLGNQVLLEPDGIWEFTVKAVTPCTVLSLSRSEVDALLDRSESLRAHLERVAANPKKAQNKHGEAAIDLASGHEGEAELPSTFVDYEQSPREYQLSVAQTVLRVHSRVADLYNQPMNQTEQQLRLTVEALRERQEHEMINNREFGLLHNADLKQRIHTRTGPPTPDDLDELLSRRRKTELFLAHPRTIAAFGRECNKRGIYPEGKQLDGKPVHAWRGVPFLPSNKFPISDGGTSSILAMRTGEDAHGVVGLHQTGLPEEYEPGLSVRFTGVNDQGIISYLVSAYFSVAVLVPDALGVLENVEITR is encoded by the coding sequence ATGACAGTCACCGAACCCGATCTCGGGGTGGACACCGGACAGCCGAAGCAGCAGAGCCTGGGGACCGCGGCCGCGCGGAACCTGGCCACCACCACCAAGTCCGTGCCGCAGATGCAGGGCATCTCGCCGCGCTGGCTGCTGCGGATGCTGCCGTGGGTGGACGTGCCGGGCGGTTCCTACCGGGTGAACCGCAGGCTCAGCTACGCCGTCGGCGACGGCCGCGTCACCTTCACCAACACCGGGTCGGACATCCGGGTGATCCCGCAGGAACTGCGTGAGCTGCCCGCGTTGCGCGACTTCGAAGACGCCGAGGACAACGAGATCCTCAACGGGATCGCCGACCGGTTCCGGCAGCAGGAGTTCGCGCCCGGTGACGTGATCGCCGAGTTCGGCCACCAGGCCGACCAGGTGCTGCTGATCGCGCACGGCAAGGTGAACAAGCTCGGCACCGGCCAGTACGGCGACCTGACCGTGCTCGGCGTGCTGGCCGACGGCGACCACCTCGGCAACCAGGTGCTGCTCGAGCCGGACGGCATCTGGGAGTTCACCGTCAAGGCGGTCACCCCGTGCACGGTGCTTTCGCTGTCCCGCAGCGAGGTCGATGCGCTGCTCGACCGTTCCGAAAGCCTGCGCGCGCATCTGGAGCGGGTGGCCGCGAATCCCAAGAAGGCGCAGAACAAGCACGGTGAAGCGGCGATCGACCTCGCTTCCGGGCACGAGGGCGAAGCCGAGCTGCCGTCCACGTTCGTCGACTACGAGCAGTCCCCGCGCGAGTACCAGCTCAGCGTCGCGCAGACCGTGCTCCGCGTGCACAGCCGCGTCGCCGATCTCTACAACCAGCCGATGAACCAGACCGAGCAGCAGTTGCGGCTGACCGTGGAAGCCCTGCGCGAGCGGCAGGAACACGAGATGATCAACAACCGCGAATTCGGCCTGCTGCACAACGCCGACCTCAAACAGCGCATCCACACCCGCACCGGCCCGCCCACCCCCGACGACCTCGACGAACTGCTCAGCCGCCGCCGCAAGACCGAGCTGTTCCTGGCGCATCCGCGGACCATCGCCGCGTTCGGCCGCGAATGCAACAAGCGCGGTATCTATCCCGAGGGCAAGCAGCTCGACGGCAAGCCGGTGCACGCGTGGCGCGGGGTGCCGTTCCTGCCGTCGAACAAGTTCCCGATCAGCGACGGCGGCACCTCGTCGATCCTGGCCATGCGCACCGGTGAGGACGCGCACGGCGTGGTCGGGCTGCACCAGACCGGGCTGCCCGAGGAGTACGAGCCGGGGCTGAGCGTGCGGTTCACCGGCGTCAACGACCAGGGCATCATCTCCTACCTGGTCAGCGCCTACTTCTCGGTGGCCGTACTGGTGCCGGACGCGCTGGGTGTGCTGGAGAACGT